A stretch of Anas acuta chromosome 3, bAnaAcu1.1, whole genome shotgun sequence DNA encodes these proteins:
- the SERTAD2 gene encoding SERTA domain-containing protein 2 has protein sequence MLGKGGKRKFDEHEDGLEGKVVSPTDGPSKVSYTLQRQTIFNISLMKLYNHRPLTEPSLQKTVLINNMLRRIQEELKQEGSLRPVFVTASQPTDPLSDNFREAQPAFSHLASQPLLPTDFVSTTPLESCLTPASLLEDDTFCTSPAVQHDGPTKLPPPALQPVKDSFSSALDEIEELCPAPTSAEAVAVAADAAAADSKAHPSESSAQKPEGVAESRAAESKLMDSLPGNFEITTSTGFLTDLTLDDILFADIDTSMYDFDPCTSATGAASKMAPVSADELLKTLAPYSSQPVTPNQPFKMDLTELDHIMEVLVGS, from the coding sequence ATgttggggaaaggaggaaagcgGAAGTTTGACGAGCATGAAGATGGGTTGGAAGGCAAAGTGGTGTCTCCTACTGACGGTCCCTCTAAGGTGTCTTACACCTTACAGCGTCAGACTATCTTCAACATTTCCCTTATGAAACTTTATAACCACAGGCCATTAACCGAGCCGAGCTTGCAAAAGACAGTTTTAATTAACAACATGTTGAGGCGAATCCAGGAAGAACTCAAACAAGAAGGCAGCTTGAGGCCCGTGTTTGTGACGGCTTCGCAGCCCACCGACCCTCTCAGCGACAACTTCCGCGAGGCCCAGCCGGCGTTCAGCCATCTcgcctcccagcccctgctccccactgACTTCGTAAGCACTACGCCCCTGGAGTCTTGCCTCACCCCGGCCTCGTTGCTCGAGGACGACACTTTTTGCACTTCCCCGGCTGTCCAGCACGATGGTCCGACGAAACTaccacctcctgctctccaaCCAGTCAAGGACAGCTTCTCCTCAGCCTTGGACGAAATCGAGGAGCTTTGTCCCGCACCTACCTCCGCAGAGGCAGTAGCAGTAGCAGCCGACGCAGCTGCCGCCGACTCCAAAGCCCACCCCAGCGAGTCCAGCGCGCAAAAGCCCGAGGGCGTCGCGGAGAGCAGAGCGGCCGAATCCAAACTCATGGACTCGCTGCCCGGCAACTTCGAGATCACGACTTCCACAGGTTTCCTCACAGACTTGACCCTGGATGACATTCTGTTCGCTGACATTGACACGTCCATGTATGATTTTGACCCCTGCACGTCTGCCACGGGGGCTGCCTCCAAAATGGCTCCCGTCTCAGCAGATGAGCTCCTAAAAACGCTCGCGCCATACAGCAGTCAGCCAGTAACTCCAAATCAGCCTTTCAAAATGGACCTCACAGAACTGGATCACATCATGGAGGTGCTTGTTGGGtcttaa